One window of Leptospira yasudae genomic DNA carries:
- a CDS encoding alpha/beta fold hydrolase: MKRITIAVLSLSVFILLALPFLADGENGVIDAEVRARSGGSFAQGRDGSIHYQFEGPENGEIVVLVHGLSMPLFIYGPISAVLQREGFRVLRMDLYGRGLSDRPETPYNNDLYERQLSDLFQSLNIQKPVHLIGTSMGALVAIHFTLKYPEKVKTLGLIAPAGLPMEIPLVAKLSRLPILGDYMMKSFGDRSLLQGTKKSFYEPEKFPDFGSLFQEQMQYKGFKRAILSSLRNMPLESFEEEYKRLGTFKIPKLLIWGKEDKVVPFKNSELALQLLPGIEFVPLDNAGHIPHYEIPERVAPKLVEFLKR; encoded by the coding sequence ATGAAACGAATCACGATCGCAGTCTTATCCCTTTCGGTCTTTATTCTTCTCGCGCTTCCCTTTCTTGCGGACGGAGAAAACGGAGTCATCGATGCGGAAGTTCGCGCAAGAAGCGGCGGTTCGTTTGCACAAGGAAGAGACGGGTCGATTCATTATCAATTCGAAGGTCCGGAAAACGGCGAGATCGTAGTCTTGGTTCACGGTTTGTCCATGCCGCTTTTTATCTACGGCCCGATATCGGCCGTTCTGCAACGCGAAGGATTTCGGGTATTAAGAATGGATTTATACGGAAGAGGACTTTCCGATAGACCGGAAACTCCGTATAACAACGATCTCTATGAAAGACAGCTTTCCGATCTATTCCAATCTCTGAATATTCAAAAACCGGTACATTTAATCGGAACGTCTATGGGCGCCTTGGTCGCGATCCATTTCACCCTCAAATATCCGGAAAAAGTGAAAACGCTCGGACTCATCGCCCCTGCCGGATTGCCGATGGAAATTCCATTGGTGGCAAAATTGTCCCGTCTTCCGATTTTGGGAGATTATATGATGAAGTCGTTCGGAGATCGGTCATTGCTCCAGGGAACCAAGAAAAGTTTTTACGAGCCCGAGAAATTTCCCGACTTCGGTTCCCTTTTTCAGGAACAAATGCAATACAAGGGTTTTAAACGAGCGATTCTTTCCAGCTTGAGAAACATGCCGTTAGAATCCTTCGAAGAAGAATACAAACGTTTAGGAACATTCAAAATTCCTAAATTATTAATTTGGGGAAAAGAAGACAAGGTGGTTCCGTTTAAAAACAGCGAACTTGCCTTGCAACTTCTTCCCGGAATCGAGTTCGTACCGTTAGACAACGCAGGTCATATACCGCACTATGAAATTCCGGAAAGAGTCGCTCCAAAATTGGTCGAATTCTTAAAACGTTAA
- a CDS encoding GyrI-like domain-containing protein — protein sequence MKILALSILVLGVALVGFLFYMGAFDRVQVREETQGPFYILSHERIGDYRNVGLTFEVLQKELPEKGFKDFKLFGIYLDNPNEVPKDKLRSEVGAIFAEPISKIPDGLSIELKARTIPAKKYLVAEFPLKNFLSIFLGIYKVYPKIFRACEEKGCDIKGKASMEIYEPLTTYKTTYLLSLD from the coding sequence ATGAAAATTCTCGCGTTGAGTATTTTAGTTTTGGGCGTGGCGCTCGTCGGTTTTTTGTTTTATATGGGCGCATTCGATCGGGTTCAGGTTCGGGAAGAAACACAAGGGCCGTTCTACATTCTTTCGCACGAGCGAATCGGAGATTATCGCAATGTCGGTTTAACGTTCGAAGTTCTCCAGAAGGAACTTCCCGAAAAAGGATTCAAGGACTTTAAATTATTCGGGATCTATTTGGACAATCCGAACGAAGTTCCGAAGGACAAACTGCGTAGCGAAGTCGGGGCTATTTTTGCGGAACCCATTTCCAAAATTCCGGACGGTCTTTCCATCGAACTGAAGGCGAGAACCATTCCAGCGAAAAAATATCTCGTCGCGGAATTTCCTCTTAAGAATTTTCTTTCGATCTTTTTAGGAATTTATAAGGTTTATCCGAAGATTTTCAGAGCTTGCGAAGAAAAAGGATGCGATATCAAAGGAAAAGCTTCGATGGAAATCTACGAACCCCTTACGACGTATAAGACGACTTATCTTCTTTCGTTGGATTGA
- a CDS encoding PadR family transcriptional regulator — MRAKEEFSEIKGITPAMFHILLSLAEGPQHGYGIAKSVEISSEGNFRLGPGTLYRTLESIRGYGWIRHSKRKLEPGDDPRRLYYEITPDGKEILIHELKKMESALKRAKKLDLLEN; from the coding sequence ATGAGAGCCAAGGAAGAATTCTCCGAAATCAAAGGAATCACTCCGGCTATGTTTCATATTCTGCTTTCACTGGCGGAAGGGCCGCAGCACGGATATGGAATCGCAAAATCGGTCGAGATTTCTTCGGAAGGAAATTTTCGTTTAGGCCCCGGAACTCTGTATCGAACCTTGGAATCGATTCGCGGTTACGGTTGGATTCGACATTCCAAACGAAAACTCGAACCGGGGGACGACCCAAGAAGGCTCTATTATGAAATCACTCCGGATGGAAAAGAGATTTTGATCCACGAATTGAAAAAGATGGAATCCGCATTAAAACGGGCCAAGAAATTGGATCTTCTGGAAAACTAA
- a CDS encoding ankyrin repeat domain-containing protein: protein MKRIFVWALFFGISASAFADSQSDFFESVRIGNLAKLEKIYSESPSMFDNTDSRGRSAVFYAIESGNPSVVQFVLDRNNRIDTPDNAGEYPIHYAARMPDSKIVDLVLIRDSFSGYLTRNGENALDIASHYGNNSVVAYLLAKGLKYSKPGSGPFTIGLYVGYLIISILMTIWVARTLFNNGRIFLIQMFNGEEKLADSINHLLIVGFYLINIGYISLSLTSSQKPLDLAECIEILTTKVGVVLLLLGAMHFFNLFLFAKFRKKISHTFGEAEVPA, encoded by the coding sequence ATGAAACGCATCTTTGTTTGGGCTCTATTCTTCGGAATCAGCGCCTCGGCCTTTGCGGATTCCCAATCCGATTTCTTTGAATCGGTTCGAATCGGGAATCTCGCGAAGTTGGAAAAAATCTATTCGGAAAGTCCGTCGATGTTCGACAACACCGATAGTCGCGGCAGATCCGCGGTTTTTTACGCGATCGAAAGCGGAAACCCTTCCGTAGTTCAGTTCGTGTTGGATCGCAACAACAGGATCGACACACCTGATAACGCGGGAGAATATCCGATTCACTACGCAGCGAGAATGCCGGACAGCAAAATCGTTGATTTGGTTTTGATTCGCGATTCTTTCAGCGGCTATCTGACACGCAACGGAGAGAACGCTCTCGATATCGCATCCCATTACGGAAACAACAGCGTCGTCGCGTATCTGTTGGCGAAAGGTCTTAAGTATTCGAAGCCGGGTTCGGGTCCGTTCACCATCGGACTTTACGTCGGATATTTGATCATCAGCATCCTAATGACTATCTGGGTTGCGAGAACTCTTTTCAACAACGGAAGAATTTTTCTGATCCAGATGTTCAACGGGGAAGAGAAACTCGCGGATTCGATCAATCATCTTTTGATCGTCGGATTTTATCTGATCAACATCGGCTATATAAGCCTTTCCTTGACCTCCAGTCAAAAACCTTTAGACCTGGCAGAATGTATCGAAATTCTCACCACAAAAGTCGGTGTCGTACTTTTGCTTCTGGGAGCGATGCACTTTTTCAATCTCTTCCTGTTCGCAAAATTCAGAAAGAAAATTTCCCACACTTTCGGAGAAGCTGAAGTTCCCGCATGA
- a CDS encoding TetR/AcrR family transcriptional regulator — protein MIRKKSKTQKETGKSQQTRSLLFKTAISLFQKEGYDETTMRAIAQKAGLAVGASYYHFKTKEDIVLEFYRQTQDDANIQNNEYCKIESDLKARVKNVIRYKLSQFQGYEKFLHVLARSGGDPQHPLSPFSKETKQIREDAISLFKNAIDSSKDSLPSDLKEELPSLFWLFQMGIIYVWLFDGSAHKKKTELLLDKGLDLVFQLLKLSSLPIFRSVRKSILSIIDLFKQ, from the coding sequence ATGATTCGGAAAAAATCGAAAACGCAAAAAGAGACCGGCAAGTCGCAACAGACCCGGTCTCTTCTTTTTAAAACCGCGATTTCCTTATTTCAGAAAGAAGGTTATGACGAAACCACGATGCGCGCCATCGCGCAAAAGGCGGGCCTTGCGGTGGGCGCTTCGTATTATCATTTTAAAACGAAGGAAGACATCGTTCTGGAGTTTTACAGACAGACTCAAGACGACGCAAACATTCAAAATAACGAATATTGCAAAATCGAATCCGACTTGAAGGCCAGGGTTAAAAACGTCATTCGATACAAGTTGAGCCAGTTTCAAGGATACGAAAAATTCCTGCACGTACTCGCAAGGAGCGGAGGAGATCCCCAGCATCCTCTTTCCCCTTTCAGCAAAGAAACGAAGCAGATTCGGGAAGACGCGATTTCTCTTTTTAAAAACGCGATCGATTCCTCCAAGGATTCTCTGCCTTCCGATTTAAAGGAAGAACTTCCCTCGTTGTTCTGGCTCTTTCAAATGGGAATCATTTATGTTTGGCTGTTCGACGGATCGGCTCATAAGAAAAAGACCGAACTTCTTTTGGATAAGGGTTTGGATCTTGTATTTCAACTTTTAAAACTTTCCTCATTGCCGATCTTTCGATCGGTCCGCAAATCCATTCTATCCATAATCGATCTTTTCAAACAATAA
- a CDS encoding PPK2 family polyphosphate kinase encodes MFSNNNAQEPERMNLENADTLPPKEKIKEEVLLKTEEYLKELSGLQEKLYAQKKRSVLILLQGVDTSGKDGTIKHVFAGINPQGCCVKSWTKPNSEEIQYDFLWRIHKYVPPKGMIYIHNRSHYEDVLMPKILGTLSEKRIEERLESIRDFEKHLQRENETLILKFFLHISKEEQKQRITERLSDPDKTWKYDPSDQTTQDRWDDYQKAYETIFRYKEQEKEWNVIPADKKWFRNYQIAKILCKELEKIVS; translated from the coding sequence ATCTTTTCAAACAATAACGCGCAGGAACCGGAACGTATGAATCTCGAAAACGCAGACACTCTTCCTCCCAAAGAAAAAATCAAAGAAGAAGTCCTTCTAAAAACGGAAGAGTATCTCAAAGAACTTTCCGGACTTCAGGAAAAATTATACGCGCAGAAAAAACGTTCGGTCTTGATTCTTTTGCAGGGAGTGGACACTTCGGGAAAGGACGGAACGATCAAACACGTTTTTGCGGGAATCAATCCGCAAGGATGCTGCGTGAAATCCTGGACCAAGCCGAACTCGGAAGAGATCCAGTACGACTTTTTATGGAGAATCCACAAATACGTTCCTCCGAAAGGGATGATCTACATTCACAATCGATCGCATTACGAAGACGTGTTGATGCCTAAGATTTTAGGAACTCTTTCGGAAAAAAGAATCGAAGAACGATTGGAATCGATCCGCGATTTCGAAAAACATCTTCAGCGCGAGAACGAAACTCTGATTCTTAAATTCTTTCTGCATATTTCCAAGGAAGAGCAAAAACAAAGAATCACGGAACGCCTATCGGATCCCGATAAAACCTGGAAATACGATCCGTCCGATCAGACGACGCAAGACCGTTGGGACGATTATCAAAAAGCGTACGAGACGATCTTTCGATATAAGGAACAGGAAAAAGAATGGAACGTGATTCCCGCCGATAAGAAATGGTTCCGCAATTATCAAATCGCCAAAATTCTTTGCAAAGAATTGGAAAAGATCGTTTCTTAA
- a CDS encoding LIC10244 family PerRA/PerRB upregulated protein, with product MLAHIRPDQLICKDSDREKSLKTLGMMLELSEKCYVFGKYFLIDAFDSEEHPFLLRKGFDLMGIGMDAENVHNILKGYIVSGNYEGKELLDRIIILEGMEAIQKELHITVFLEKVASYFGESYQESFWNFVTQKRKEIDTILLNDFYAEFCNSKPQIDSDILLSRAFHSLSYNELKDLLRQVSLPDLAEALKSVREKLVIQVLDFLDRESSRWLMKELMRSDDSYDSSEKVKEAQLKILGVFASKKGMNRAL from the coding sequence ATGCTGGCACACATACGACCCGATCAACTTATCTGCAAAGACTCTGATCGCGAAAAAAGTCTGAAAACATTAGGGATGATGTTGGAACTCAGCGAGAAGTGTTATGTCTTTGGAAAATATTTTTTGATCGATGCTTTCGATTCCGAAGAACATCCGTTTCTTCTGAGAAAGGGATTCGATCTGATGGGAATCGGAATGGATGCGGAAAACGTCCACAATATCCTGAAAGGTTATATCGTTTCCGGAAATTACGAAGGAAAAGAATTATTAGATAGAATCATCATACTCGAAGGAATGGAGGCGATTCAGAAGGAGCTGCACATTACCGTGTTTCTGGAAAAAGTGGCTTCTTATTTCGGGGAATCGTATCAGGAAAGTTTTTGGAATTTCGTAACTCAGAAAAGAAAGGAGATCGATACGATCCTTCTCAACGATTTTTACGCGGAATTCTGCAATTCGAAACCGCAGATCGATTCGGACATACTGTTGAGCCGCGCGTTTCATTCTCTTTCTTACAACGAGCTGAAGGATCTGTTGAGACAAGTGAGTCTTCCCGATCTTGCGGAGGCGTTGAAAAGCGTGCGTGAAAAGCTCGTGATTCAAGTATTAGATTTTCTTGATAGAGAATCCTCCCGCTGGCTCATGAAGGAATTGATGAGGTCGGACGATTCTTACGATAGCTCGGAAAAGGTAAAGGAAGCGCAGTTGAAAATTCTCGGCGTCTTTGCCTCTAAAAAGGGAATGAATCGGGCCTTATAA
- a CDS encoding YqjF family protein — protein MNPNSLSSILSQTAHRPWALPKAKPFMIQYWEELAFLHWEIPIGFLEEVLPKGLNADTHQGKAYIGLVPFRMKGVRPAYLPPLPWLSYFPELNVRTYVRAQDKPGVYFFSLDASNPLVVEIARKFFHLPYLNADMTLQRKNIQKTFYSDRTDARANHARFYAVYQPISEPYRSQPGTLEHWLTERYCLYCKDSSGRIYRAEVHHLPWPLQKGECKIYENTILQSHRIPVLQTEPLIHYSQSLKVALYPMIPMT, from the coding sequence ATGAATCCGAATTCACTTTCATCCATACTGAGCCAAACCGCACATCGACCTTGGGCTTTGCCGAAAGCGAAACCGTTCATGATTCAGTATTGGGAAGAGCTCGCCTTCCTTCACTGGGAAATTCCGATCGGCTTTTTGGAAGAGGTTCTTCCGAAAGGATTGAACGCGGACACGCATCAAGGAAAAGCCTATATAGGATTGGTTCCCTTTCGCATGAAAGGCGTACGGCCTGCCTATCTTCCGCCGCTTCCTTGGCTTTCTTACTTTCCAGAATTGAACGTCCGAACCTACGTTCGAGCCCAGGATAAACCCGGCGTATATTTCTTCAGTTTGGATGCGAGCAATCCCCTGGTTGTTGAAATCGCGAGAAAATTCTTTCATCTTCCGTATCTCAACGCGGATATGACATTGCAAAGAAAGAATATTCAAAAAACATTTTATAGTGATCGAACCGATGCTCGCGCGAACCACGCCAGATTTTACGCGGTCTATCAACCGATTTCCGAACCGTATCGATCGCAGCCGGGAACGCTGGAGCATTGGCTGACCGAACGATATTGTCTTTATTGTAAGGATTCTTCGGGAAGAATTTACCGCGCCGAAGTGCATCATCTTCCCTGGCCGTTGCAAAAAGGTGAATGTAAAATCTACGAAAACACGATTCTGCAAAGTCATAGAATCCCCGTTTTACAAACCGAACCTTTGATTCATTACTCGCAATCTTTGAAAGTAGCTCTGTATCCGATGATTCCCATGACTTAA
- a CDS encoding M43 family zinc metalloprotease — protein sequence MSSLLFLVMGNGTSNSGSNKPNTPAAAPCMEKNSFTISSGTAWTFSGLPYYYSSAKTFILSPSKPSSIFYAKQDHSFNDPNTDYRPVLPTFYDSSGNNFLNREPWNVFTVASMAPYGSNGFYYANKYVSNSSSSGQLNAVDFNFPVNPATTNASASIVTNCRKLDSDEQFFSTGGGSSNTNGLSKVWTNRRKLNVNLIFIKDGINRAYPNPTEAGLQTALDRWKSIYSQNSVKIDIQFTVTELDSSEFLSLSSLSTDFYSVAGSLGKLFVSTSSIQSDTALNLFIARDETEVGGVLGISGGVPGSVGLKGTPQSGMIVFIEPHRSSGTVGSILSATDQSFLGDTMAHEAGHFLGLFHTVERAGQSGSTYPNRTMDPLIETPLCTSTRNTNGNGVVDISECSGTGFFDSGALNLMFWAGDGVTQQTQLTGEQGWVLRMNPLVY from the coding sequence ATGTCCTCCCTTCTTTTCTTGGTTATGGGTAATGGAACCTCCAATTCAGGCAGCAACAAACCGAACACACCGGCTGCAGCTCCCTGTATGGAAAAGAATTCGTTTACGATTTCCAGCGGAACTGCTTGGACCTTCAGCGGACTTCCCTACTATTACTCGAGCGCAAAAACGTTCATATTATCTCCATCGAAACCTTCTTCGATTTTTTATGCGAAACAGGATCATTCTTTCAACGATCCGAATACGGATTATCGTCCCGTACTTCCGACCTTTTATGATTCTTCCGGTAACAATTTCTTAAATAGAGAACCTTGGAACGTGTTTACGGTCGCTTCGATGGCTCCGTACGGCTCCAACGGTTTTTATTATGCGAATAAGTATGTAAGCAACAGCTCCTCCTCGGGACAACTCAACGCGGTGGACTTTAATTTTCCGGTCAATCCGGCCACGACAAACGCGAGTGCTTCGATCGTTACGAACTGTAGAAAGTTGGACTCTGATGAACAATTCTTTTCCACAGGCGGAGGTTCTTCGAACACAAACGGGTTGAGCAAGGTTTGGACCAATCGCAGAAAATTGAATGTGAATCTGATCTTTATCAAAGACGGAATCAACCGTGCTTATCCGAATCCGACGGAAGCGGGTTTACAAACCGCTTTGGATCGATGGAAATCGATCTATTCTCAAAACTCGGTGAAAATCGACATTCAATTCACGGTCACGGAATTGGATTCTTCGGAATTTCTTTCCCTTTCTTCTCTTTCCACGGATTTTTATTCGGTCGCCGGAAGTTTGGGAAAACTATTCGTATCCACTTCTTCCATTCAATCGGATACGGCTTTAAATCTTTTTATCGCAAGAGATGAAACCGAAGTCGGCGGGGTTCTCGGTATTTCCGGCGGCGTTCCGGGCAGCGTCGGTCTCAAAGGAACGCCTCAATCCGGGATGATCGTGTTTATCGAACCGCATCGTTCTTCGGGGACGGTGGGTTCCATTCTCAGCGCCACGGACCAAAGTTTTCTCGGCGATACGATGGCTCATGAGGCCGGTCATTTTCTCGGATTGTTTCATACGGTGGAACGCGCAGGTCAAAGCGGGTCGACTTATCCGAACCGAACGATGGATCCTCTGATCGAAACTCCTCTTTGCACTTCCACCCGAAACACGAACGGAAACGGAGTCGTGGACATTTCGGAATGCAGCGGCACCGGTTTTTTCGACTCGGGCGCTTTGAATCTAATGTTCTGGGCAGGAGACGGCGTGACTCAACAAACGCAGCTCACCGGAGAACAGGGTTGGGTTTTAAGAATGAACCCCCTCGTTTACTAA